A single genomic interval of Salmo trutta chromosome 13, fSalTru1.1, whole genome shotgun sequence harbors:
- the LOC115205796 gene encoding glutamine amidotransferase-like class 1 domain-containing protein 3A, mitochondrial gives MVKCVAIILSGCGVYDGTEIHEASAVLVHLSRAGAQVKMFAPNVDQMHVVNHCEGTPTVEKRNVLEESARIARGDVYDLAKLEVTAFDALVIPGGFGVAKNLSDWAVKGKEFTVQPQVEKLIKGFHAAGKPLAMCCISPVLAAKALPGCEITVGQDKECERWPYAKTATSMKELGCKHVNKKVGEVHIDVKNKLVTSSAFMCNAPIHEVFDGVGVMVTELLKLA, from the exons ATGGTGAAGTGTGTAGCCATAATTCTGTCAGGGTGTGGGGTCTACGATGGGACTGAGATCCACGAGGCGTCGGCTGTACTGGTCCACCTCAGCAGGGCTGGAGCTCAG GTAAAGATGTTTGCCCCCAACGTGGACCAAATGCATGTGGTGAACCACTGTGAGGGGACACCCACGGTTGAGAAACGCAACGTCCTGGAGGAGAGTGCTCGTATCGCCCGCGGCGATGTGTATGACCTTGCCAAGCTAGAGGTCACCGCCTTCGACGCCCTCGTTATCCCAG GTGGTTTTGGTGTGGctaaaaacctgtctgattggGCTGTGAAGGGGAAGGAGTTCACGGTTCAACCCCAAGTAGAGAAGCTGATTAAGGGGTTCCACGCTGCAGGCAAGCCCCTGGCTATGTGCTGCATCTCCCCTGTCTTAGCTGCTAAGGCCCTGCCGGGGTGTGAGATCACCGTGGGACAGGACAAGGAGTGTGAGAG ATGGCCCTATGCCAAGACGGCAACTTCCATGAAGGAGCTGGGCTGTAAACACGTGAATAAGAAAGTGGGGGAGGTCCACATCGATGTGAAGAACAAGCTGGTCACCTCCTCTGCCTTCATGTGTAACGCTCCAATACATGAGGTGTTTGACGGGGTGGGCGTCATGGTTACAGAACTGCTCAAACTGGCCTAG